A single Tachypleus tridentatus isolate NWPU-2018 chromosome 9, ASM421037v1, whole genome shotgun sequence DNA region contains:
- the LOC143225215 gene encoding uncharacterized protein LOC143225215 yields the protein MAFMMPVIKPEFEIYPNRIKPLPKKARKHKKNSRSMPVTPKLSNSNEIEVEDRLIRVVANKSFSTGKSRRDSNYASEVHTPNSASHISLNKFHTRLVDMLKRKLHLQDSGYNSEDEMSTCDSARNKTATRSS from the coding sequence ATGGCTTTTATGATGCCTGTCATTAAGCCTGAATTTGAAATTTATCCAAATAGGATAAAACCTTTACCTAAAAAGGCCAGAAAACACAAAAAGAACTCGCGGAGTATGCCAGTCACTCCTAAATTATCCAATTCTAATGAAATTGAAGTGGAAGATCGTCTGATAAGAGTTGTTGCCAATAAAAGTTTTAGCACGGGTAAATCTCGACGTGATTCCAACTATGCTTCCGAAGTTCATACACCGAATTCAGCATCACATATCTCACTTAATAAGTTCCACACCCGATTAGTAGACATGTTGAAAAGAAAGCTCCATCTACAGGACTCTGGATACAACTCGGAAGATGAAATGTCCACCTGTGATTCCGCTAGGAACAAAACGGCCACACGTTCGTCGTAG